The DNA sequence taagaattatattcaatttataattaaatttaataatttttaaatgaattttaaaagtaattaataaaaatgtaaaattttagaaaaaatattactataattttataaaagatattaaatttggtgttaatttgaaatggacaaaattgattcattttaaccaaaattgagacaaaagtgcacaaaaataacgaatataagaactaaattgaacaaaattaatgaatGTGGATACTAAATTGAGCACACAAAAAATAACACAACCAcaaattgacacatgacactaacattaacacgtggcacaattatgacttgacatgtggataaatatttttaaattaaaaaaaaaaactcaaaagaaaaataaataaaaaactcgGAGGTGACAAGTAACATGTATTGTTCAAAAACGTTAGCTATTTAAACACCATTagtaaaaaggaccaaattgaccaaaatttgacgaaaacaaggacctaattgaacacaacaCTTAgatgatgaccaaattgaataataaaaaatgaaaataaggaccaaatgtatatttaagccaaaaaaAGATCTCAATTGATTTTTAACTaccttaaatttatatttgctCGTTGTCGgtctattttattatacttgTTTGAGTtcttttgaaacaaaaaaatttacttttcttttttcccaagaaattgtataatttttttatattctcttATTCAAAGTTTACTAacaaagtttgaattttttttggtaCTATCTTCTTTCTTAGCATTCTTTAAGACGTCTTCAACAATCACAATGGTATGcatttatccattttttttttttattcttgacaaagtttcaatttttaaagaactttcttctttttgacctaacaaagtttttaaataccaatttcGTTTATGTTTTGATCTTAACTTTATTCTCTTTGAGATCAATGAACTCTTGGATAAGATCAAAGATTGAAGAGTTCTCGAAGGTCACACACATAAGAGTCTAAAGCATAAAACTTTTTGTTCAAGAATCACTAtggtatgtatttttttattttttcttttgtgatcAAAGTTTTGATATTTACTCAACTATCgattgttttcttctttctcatcgaatatattcatgtttatttttaactttggttttgtttagaTGAATGAAATACTAGACAAGATCAAAGATTTATGAGTTCTTGAATGCCAAAATGGTAcgtatttttccatttttttcttagGTCTTGTTTAGATGACTGAAATGGTAGACAGATAAAAGATTTAAATGTTCTTGAAAGTCAAAGAAAAGTCTTTCAAGCAAAAAACTTGCAActaagatttcatttttttttcttgggttTATTCATGTTGGTTCATATATGTTTTGGAatatgagaaaatgaagaagtcTTGTGCATCCTCCTTCAGTGATAGAACTTAgagtattaatatatatatatatatatatatatatatatatattatgattttaatgtgttttatgtatttagtaccttcaaaaattttatgcatttattttggagttaaatatgtttttggttcttaattttagtaaaaattgaaattagtctttcGTTGAAACTTTGacttaatttagtctttcaactttaaaaatatgaaatttagtcattttaaataGATTATGTTATTAGacttatttgacgtttcaaatacgtcaaataaacttaacaaaatttggatataaaaagactaaattcaatTACTTCTAAAGATGtgagactaaattaatttaaaggttcaaaaataaactaattcaaattttcactaaaaatcaagagatcaaaatcatatttaactcttCGCATCCCTAAATTGTGTCATCACAATTATCGTTCTCTGAAAGACCAACTTGATTTCTCCACTCATGTAATGGAATAGCATTAACTTAAACTTATTAGTTTATCAGCACCCGTGCACCATGTCTATTTGTTTGCAACTTTTTTCGTACAGTGTCACGATTTCTCTCACTCCCACTCtctaaaatatgatttttttaaaagttaaaaaataaaataatttatttttgaaaaaatgagtTATTTTAAAGCCACATATGTGTATTTGGTTAAGACGATGCCTGTGAAATGAAGAAATAAGATATGCATTGCATTACATTCTAATTGGAAATCTTAACTCAAGGGAAAGCGATACCGGTTTAAACATTTCACTGTAAtcatgattaagaaaagaaaagataactctatttttagaatttttagaaaagtaattatttgtataaataaaataaaggtttaattataaattggtccctttttttgttaaaatgtctCAAGTTTACCCTTTCTGTTAAGTCTAGCTAGACGGCATTAAATGGGATATCACATGTCAGTTCcttgattttttgaattttttcatttttttttgaatttttaaaaaaaaattaaaaaaattgccacgtgtcaagttgtcatcgtgccacgtgacagTGATAGAGTGATGTAACCGTgacaatgacacgtgtcagtatgaTGCCAagtgtcatttccttagtctcaatttggtccccatattctaatttttgtctcaatttagtctctacttttgtaaaaaaaaatcaatttcatccctctccaaattaaaacaaaaattaattttttataaatgttatacaaatatttttattaaatttgatatttttattcaaattggtatatttgttatatatttttaacatatctaagtttatttaaaattgtgtttcacatttaactttacttaaaattgttttcaaattttaaatttatatgttttttattgttacacgaactagttaatttatgaattttttttctattaacattattttctattaacaactttaaaacaatattaaataaagttcaatgtaaaatattaattaaatgaacttaatttggttaaaaatatttacttgaaatatcaattttgatagaaatatttgtgtatatttatatacaaattaaatttgatttcaatttggaaagggacaaaattgttaatttttacaaaaattgggagtaaattgagacaaaaattaaaataaagggaccaaattgagactaagaaaatgacatcgggcataatactgacatgtgtcattgtcactgccacataactttgtcactgccacgtggcacgatgacagcttgacacatggcaatttttaaaaaaaaaaatcaaaaatcaaaaaaaaaatcaaaaaatcaagGAACTGACAagtggcaccccatttaacgcCGTCTAGCCAGATTTAACAGAAAGGGTAAACttgagacgttttaacaaaaaaggggaccaatttgagacttttaaaaatttggatactattttgagattttgactcgaaaatgaggactaaaaacattattaaacctaaaataaattatggtgtttgggaagagaatttaaagaaaaatgaaattttattacttaaaattataaatttttaaattctatttataaattctcttcacatcttttcatctattaaatttatgatttttatattttttttactactttttttattcaaccTCAACCTCGATGTAACATCTTTAATTGAGGTGTGATCATCTCACCTCTAGTTGGAGAGTTATTATCtgaagtaaatatttattaagttgaTGAAAGTAAATTGTAAACATGAGGTGTGATTTATTTACatgatagaaaataaaaatcatctataaagaatatactttattttgtttcttttcgaATGTACTTTTTAGAAATCGAAACCAAATCATGCGTCCCTTCAATAGCAAAATTTGTACAAAATATGTAGGTgtgccaaattatattttttaaatataattatttttaagttaaaaaaaattttctattttctctcttcatttcttttacttaaaataaGTACATATAATAGTAGAATccaaaaatatatgattatcaTTCACtgttatatcatgataccataTCACAAATATCATTCTAGATAAGTcattcgtacctcatcaatttgatttggtagGTATTATCATATTTGATGACGTTTTTCCTAGATcgcgttctaatgaatttttaaattcattatatgtagcTCTAGGACATTtagagatttattttttattgttttgaattcttggttctcatatctcaagtttagttattttttttcatttttatcacaaatcttcctctttaaaagaataatcaattattttactctttatcatattttttctaatataaatttatcatctctCACCTctttagaaaaagataaaatttatcttcacaaatcacaattatcacattacaaaacataacaaaactcataccactttaattaaataagcaacactgcataaattcaaaacttttaaaaaatttaccataGACAGtggaaaacacaaaacacatttcataattaagggttgtactaatttgaaaaaaattataattagggttcataccaatttcataaaataattcataaaatcataattagggtttatactaGTTTGGGAGAAACATACTAAGAAGAAccataaatctaacatacataaatcataataagatattaaccttgatttgtgagagatcatgggagaatgtatacttcaatctcaatctatgtgttccaaaactagggatggcaacggggcgggacgGAGACGAATTTCACTATCCTATACCCATtcctgtaaaaaaaattcatcttcatcccaatacccaaacccaacgggtatcaaaggTTTATCTCATCCCCATTTCCactgggtaacgggtataatctcgtacccatacccgtacccatttcCTTACTACttcaacataaattttaattaatttttataaaataataaaaaattacggtaaaggaaacataatattatcaaatattcaatttcgatatcaaatactttgaaataaattataattatttacattttagattagaataccaatttgcaaacattaatgaaacctagttgataaaattcaaaaatattttttaaaaatataaaagtaaaataaatattcaaattaaaataaattttaaatgtttttttacttcaattttttaaattctaatgaatctcttctTTATACACTAATTAAAGTgttaatacatcacttgatcaaaatgacacaaagaacaaataataaacataataataaaattttgacataaatattgtatcttttaaactccattatatgttggatggtgataaaaaaatattcatgacaattacattaaatttttatattgtagtaaataaaagttatttatacaattatagtgaaaaaattacagtatgattgataataagttataaaataaaaaataattaaataaaatatatcgaaataatattttacaggatgaaaataaacaacaaataaaaatattataaaattaaaaaatgtgtgtctttgaaacaatttgagagactattgaaagaaatcgcacaaaggaaaacaatgtaaaattaagggtatgataagataaaaaataccttagagatctaataaaaatttatcaacatatatactcaatagaAATAGAGAATTGttttaacgaaacaaaaaagttcttcaaatgaaacaaaaattaataataataataataataataagtaaagaattttttttatattacctagtaagttaaaggtttatgctattaaacatttaaattgagagtattaaacattctcatgtgaaaggaaaatatacaataaataaaaatattaaaacataatagaaatattcaaatgtgagacataaatttttttaaatttacatacatcattttaatataattacataaagtttatgataagataaaaaatatattggagatgcaaatgagtttcatgacaaaccaaacaattagaaaaaataaaaaatagaaagtatgtatatatatatatatatatatatatatatatatatatatatatatatatatatatatatatatgtggttacttaattaattataataatttaaactgAAACGAAGATATGGCGGGGATGGGTATTATGGTggagatatgtacatccccatatccatccccatccccatccccaattaaaaaagtcggagaatccccatacccatacccatacccaattgaaaaagtcggggaatccccatacccatacccagtcaatgcggggattctccgtcaaaacggggacgggttcgggcaatacccatgaggacgggtttatttgtcatctctatcCACAACCTCTGTttctcaatctatctctttttatctctttctcCTCATACATTGTCATGATTATTTAAATGGTGAAAAAATCTTATaaccataaaaaaaactttaatctcttttataaatcaatatctccattaaattttttattttatctttattttaatttttattataaattttcataatataaacttaatataaataatatataaatatattttaaaaatatatataaatatatacctaATAGATAAATTCCAAAAATTTTGGGAGAACCATGGCTTCCTATGTCATAACAATGTTTCGCTTCTACCTCTACTTTTTCTTAAGCATTACAAACTACTAATGAGTTAATCAATCCACtctaaatatattcttttattgttgttttattaaattaatggaCTTAAAAATTATGTCAAAAAGTGGATTTGGTATtataagaaaactttatttaatttttaaatattttaaatattttaaattgtaaattcatcttcaaatattttacattaattataaattagtttttatttaataatttttactatttgcaTATGTTCCAATACATTCAATAAGTCTCACTTCGATATCAAACACAGTTTAAATACTCTTTTCTCCCTCCACCCTCCGAGGTGCCTTTAAAGAACAAAACCATGATAGAATTCCTCGTTCCAAAATAGACAATACCTCAGAAACGCGGTCATCGTTCCTAACCATGCTATCGGACCTCGAAAAAGCAATAGTTGTTCCCAGTGGTTGTTCCTAACAATGTCCAATAGGGAAAGCGATGGTTGTTCCTAGTTGATCTTGTATTAAATTGAAGTAATATGGTATGATATGAACTTGATATGAGTTCAATTTGACTCAATCCAACATCGACCTGACTTAACTATGCTAAAGACTATGCCTAATTCTACTTAATATAAAACATACCTTGCTTAACTCGACTCAGCGCAAGATAAACTCAACAAAGTGTCTAATTTGAAATGCTACTCAATATAAAATAGACCTTGCTCAACTCAACGCAAGATAAACTCAACAAAGTGTCTCATTTGAAAATTCATCCGTTTAATCTAATTCACAATTCTTAATCATAACCCACATGCCATAGTTTCCTTCTAACATTCCATACTTTTTATCAACACCTTtctaataaagtaaaaaaatttatgttgtgtgaaataaaatatatttttgaattatataatttagaaatactaattcataatattttaaaatttaaaaatacattttaaattgtataaaagtTAAGTATTTTAAACTTTCTCTATAAACCATGAAAGTTCATGACATGGAGGTTAATGAAAAAGTTATGGTggtcaaaaaatattattattgatataagAAAGAATACGTAGGGGTGTTACAGTTTGGGAGGACAAAAGGAAAAGCAAAAGGTGAAATGGTCCCAAATGCAAGATTGATTACGACTTTTTAAGATAAGTAAGAACAAAAGTGCAATTATGCAGCAATAAAAGAACTACACTATAAGCTCCTAGATAAAGTATTCTATCTATATTTCCCGAGTTATGCTTAAAAATTTGTGCACTCATACATTATCACTTCAATCGGTCATTTACACATGCAATTAATTGTTTCTAAAAATATGACTGTCAAGATGTGATCAGGAATTAGAGTTAAACATTCTATCACATTcgaatttaaaatctttaattctGAGAAGGTTCCATCACCACCCGAGAACAAGTGTCCCACATTTTACTTTCTAAATTCATGCTGCATATGATTCAACCATCTCAAAAGCACATCAACTATACAAAACCAAAAATGCATTGTGATAATTATGGTTTATTTTACCACATTCCATTCCTAACTCTACAGAGTCTTCAAGTATATTCATATAGGAGTTATATGCTTCAATGTAAAGAAACTCTATATGAACCACCTAGTTatgcatgatatatatatatatatatatatatatatatatatatatatatatatatatatatatatatatatatagttcaaTATTCAATActtttcaccttttctcttCAGCATTGACTTCAGAAATAAGAAACAAGCAATTAAGAAACCCAAAGCTGCAAACCCTCCAACTGCAAGAGCTACAGTCTTCTGTGTATCTGATCCTGATCCAATCAAACACATAACACAAGGTTTGTTATTATTAGAGTTTTGAGAAATGGACACAGCAACAACCATTAAGTGCAAAACTTAAGCAAAAAGACACCTCATCCTCTTACTAAGAAGAACTTGTATCAattcacaaaaacaaataatattacacaTTGCACTTTTTTCACCAGATAAAGAGAAACATGTATACTACTTTGCTAAAATCCTTCTGAACTCATTGTGATTCAGCCAAGAAAGCAAGACTGGTAATCTCACTTATACTAAGTAGGAAAAGAAGATATACTTTTCTGTTACTGTACCTGCAGAAGATGAACCTCCTCTATTAGGATAAAAGCTGTAGCTAATGAAACATTTGTGCAGATAAATCTGTGCAGAAATAGAGTCACCACACTCTGCCTTGGCTTGATCCTCAGCACTCTTCACACAATCCCCACAATCATCTTTGCCCAAATCACCCTCACACTGCCCCAACACATACAGAGACTGATAGCTCCCTGTGTAAAACAAATCTCCACCATTTTTCACACCACTTTCCACCATACCAAATGCAGAGTCCCTTCTCTCCTCAAACCCATCATCATAACTATCTTTCTTGGACCCACATACCTTGTAAAGCAGTTGAGTCTCAGGCACCTGCTTGAACCCAACAATTTCATACCTCAGGTAGCATCCAATAAGCTGAACACGCGAAGCTACCACCTTGCCACACAAGTTTTCAAGCATGTCAGGAATCTTGCTAACACAGTTGTAGCAATCGGTGTCTGAGAGGTCCCCTCGGCATTGGTATAGACCCCTCATCACACTCTGGCCTTCTCCAGAGGTTGTCGTGAAGAATGCCTTTTTTCCAGATTGTGACACCAACAAATCCAAAAGGGATTTCAGGTTCTGTGAGTATATCCCAGATGGGTCCTCTAGTTTCTGCTCTGCACAGCCCTTGAAAATCAAGCCTGTGTTATCTGCATCTGACAcgggaagaagatgaagaaaccAGAAAACAGTACAGAAAAAAACAAAGGGTAGAGAGTAGCAACTTTTTCTGATCATGCCCATTTGAGGGATTAAACAAAgtcaagtttttttcttttatatttttgctgTGTGGGTTTCTGTATCTGACAAGTCACAAGGCTGAAGGTTGAAGAGATGAATCAGAGGTTGATTAAACAGTGACAGTAACTGGAAGTGGTTTATTCTGTTTGAAGCTATTGAATGTAATTGCATGAAAATTTTGACTGGAGCGTGTGAAGAAAATAACTGTTGAATGCATTGACTGAACTTACAACATTAATAATTTCAGAGTCACACAAAGACCGTGTTCCAGCTTGCCACTGATTCCGATCGCATACTGTCAATTTTATGAGTTTAGTCgaagataattattaattaacttaaaggtttttgttattatattaatttttaattgaacggagaaagaaaaaaaattataaaaatataagcaaATGACGTTGAGTTAAACAAAGCCAACTAATATAGATAGACGTTACAATTTTATACCAAACAGTTAAAGAAATGAAGGAGTTAAACCATGTAAGTGTGCTACACAAGTAATATCTTAATAcaaagtattaaataaatttttatttttattttaaatataatcatGTCCAATATTAAATGACATGCCTATTTCTTCCTATTATGTGTTAgcaaaactatttttctattcaAAAATACATACTGGAATTCACCATATTTAAAAAGCATTATATTGAGTAACACGACAAGTTTGTACAAAttcagaaaaatgaaaaaaagagggTTTTGTAGCATACTACCAGTCAGTTGTtgaataaatctatttttttagatcgattttattttctattacatACACAAAactcaattaattatataaaaataaataaaatatatattgaataaaatattaaataaataagatactaaatagaaaaataaaccagaaatatatttttacaatattgtaaaattcaaattttgattaaGTTTAAATCATACTATGattgttaaaataatgttaagGGTAAATTAAAActgtattaaaaaatttagttatgtacatagtaaaatttttattttagaagtattttaatttacgtagataaaatagttattttttaaaatttatacaggaatttaattttagaaatatttaaaaagctTGATATATACgagttttttgttttgttttatttactataaacCTTTAAGCTCggtttatcttatttttcttcacgtaattctttattatattaataattcttatttctgaatttatttctttttgataaaaataattttgttttgaaataatttaataattttattatttaaataattttaaatattaaaataatttatttctaaaatattcacatacatatactttttaataaatgaaacttatatttataattttaatattcaaattattttatataataatttaagaaatatgtcaaattaaaaaagttaactatataaaaatttaaaaatcaatttttttaaaagatttattaacCGAACTATTAAAAAGCAATAAAAGAACATGttgatatcaaaatttataaatataaaaaaaattaacaaaattgaaacaGGAAAGAAAAGATAATAGGAAGTgtgaaaactaataaaaaaattaacaaagttgTACACGGggaacactattttttttttaaataaaagatataaaaaagttacaaacagtgtctttaataaaatagtttacaTCCAAAGTtagaaaagataataaaatagtttCACCGTACACGtaataaattacaattaaatgtaATACTAACAGTGTTACATATACAGCGTTTCGTTACTCATTTAAACAAAGTTACACAAGAGAtcaaattaaacacaaattacaaaaataaataccattttaaaaattcaaaaagaaaataggaCCATCTAcaacaaatattacaaaaataagaacaaaataggtatttaaactaaagaaaaaaataaaagataaaagtgataattttaaaacatgacTTCTTCTTAGTTAATATAAAGTAGTGTttagaaagatttttttttcttattttgaagtTGTGCTTCTGAAACATGACTATGTGtaaattttttagtatttgCTGACGAATTTTAGAAATTGAACtgtcaataaatttatttataaatttttaaataatatattatgtcacaaaataattaaagtttcaagtgaaaaatttaatattattctattaacaaaatttactgaaagaaATCTATAAATTCTAACAATTTTAGATTAcctattaatgaaaaaaaaattctttaataattaagttaataaaatctgttgataaattatgttttatcgacatatatattttgtctatcattacataaatTCTCGTAatgatgtattattattttataaattttttaatgatatattattattttatattaatgaaaaaggaaaaaaaatttgcaaatagaTCTTTAAAAAGATTTTTGAGAATTTGTCTTCCAACTTAAAACTATCTAAGTGTTTGTTAtcatatatgataaaatatgaaaaattttacaTCGTTTTAAAACAAGTTAAATTCTCCATTGTTAAAAACCGAAAATATAagtgaaataatataaatcttattttattatataagaaatatgtaatgtattttttataatatcacatttttttttgtatattttcgATCGTGATACGTTTAAACTTATTAAACTAACTTTCATGATTTAAGAAGTAATACGTTTAAACTTATTAAACTAACTTTCATGATTTAAGAACACGAATAACCAGTGATTAGAAACTTTATTAAGATGATGTTTTCCAATGTgtgagtttaaaaaaaaaaaagataagttaaaaaaatctcatttattagattttataaagcctatttttatttacataagTATACTAatcaataatacaaatatatagATTTTAATCAACCGTATAtctcacaaatttaaaatatagttttaaactTCTTTTCTAACTTTGGAtgtaaactattttattaaactaCCTACGTAAAACTATAAAATCATGAagttaatacaaatttaaaaaatgaagaacttACATTAATACTTTTTAAGAATTAAACGATGAAACTGAATTTTGTAAATAAGAGATCTGTTTATAAAAAAGTagtcttatatatttttactgaaggctgcataatttttttctatatatatatttttactcttgcaatgttttttttttcaaatatttgaaaagtttattgaatatgattttctaaattttttatcattaattctgtatttattttatggaaaaaattaatctaattattttcattaaattattgttatccCAGTTTAGAAAGATCACGTTAGCTAAAACACAAACagtaaatagaaatagaaaaaaaaaggttaaaatattttttttttccaattttcgtcaagttttttagaataagttctaattttggttttatgtttaaataggtcctaatttttgtcaattttgttcaattgaatctttttcctaacactgtttaaatcattaacgaccataaATAGTGACCGTCACGTGTCACctcgtggttttttttttaatttctttttgattttttttgaatttttttaaatatacacgtGTCAATCCAGTAGCGTACCACATGTCacttcatagttttttttaaaatttttaaaaatttttttgaattttttgaatttgttttatttttttaaaaaaatttaaatgtccatgtgttaacccagtagcgtgccacatgtcaaagtcaattttctaatttgatccctatatttgttatttttgttcactttagttctaatttttgttaacataaaCCAATTTTTCCTctctaaattgaaaccaaatttaatttttatattaaaattcacatttttattaaatatttttatataatatattaaaattcacattatgataacttttatataaaaattaaatttggtcacatcttcgatagggactaaattgattaatgttaacaaaaattgggactaaattgaataaaaataacaaatatagggatcaaattgaatatagaacattgactttgacacgtggacatttaaaaaaattttaaaaaaatcatgaagtgacacgtggcacgctactggaTTGACACGTACTCACGAAGTAACACGTGATAGTTACGATTCATaatcgttaatgatttaaacggtgttagcaaaaaagaaccaaa is a window from the Vigna unguiculata cultivar IT97K-499-35 chromosome 7, ASM411807v1, whole genome shotgun sequence genome containing:
- the LOC114191194 gene encoding plasmodesmata-located protein 3-like; amino-acid sequence: MGMIRKSCYSLPFVFFCTVFWFLHLLPVSDADNTGLIFKGCAEQKLEDPSGIYSQNLKSLLDLLVSQSGKKAFFTTTSGEGQSVMRGLYQCRGDLSDTDCYNCVSKIPDMLENLCGKVVASRVQLIGCYLRYEIVGFKQVPETQLLYKVCGSKKDSYDDGFEERRDSAFGMVESGVKNGGDLFYTGSYQSLYVLGQCEGDLGKDDCGDCVKSAEDQAKAECGDSISAQIYLHKCFISYSFYPNRGGSSSAGSDTQKTVALAVGGFAALGFLIACFLFLKSMLKRKGEKY